A DNA window from bacterium contains the following coding sequences:
- a CDS encoding response regulator: MNRTLLLCDDDRLLALWLTRLVKPWGWQAIATHSVGEAMAALKGAKPDVLIIDLFIANETAADLIKRMSALPQLANVPSILTTSASDSEIDQVLGSHDMPILRKPVDPTRLKTLLDALQPTVAAVDPGSLSILMIDDGGIQSKVLGRTVEESGAFVIYAPDIESAKSLIRNVRPDGVLLQCDGSARDALELSAFCSTNRMQLPPMAAVCSVINQTLVEQLLRVGVIDILLKPISTARLHDTVRRMGGALSAQPVFAQDRRTIMVVEDFTITAKMLERLLLQAGYVVHVVRTGEMAFEMIRRVRPSMLLLDLNLPGISGADLLQGLNASGQAVPSIVITGERDPQKLRAARKLGTLRIFQKPLPAEDLIAYIGGYFSDPHAVMRSRAEYDVLLALADEATALVVAGALESAGLSCKVVSDGYQALHEISREPQLVVLDIVISGLDGTEIMRRANNVLLKGRVRLLAIAEELDDEIIAELRTLGAHDTLSKPYGIGTVTEKIRALIAGSAPAISVRELADEIIPELRRAGALPDQELYQTAARLAHNLRSTGDLAGLPALSKLAAALGDAARTQYRKTCEDILSEMRVEIDRALMMTPP; the protein is encoded by the coding sequence ATGAACCGCACCCTGTTGCTTTGTGACGACGACCGGCTACTTGCCCTCTGGTTAACCCGCTTAGTCAAACCGTGGGGTTGGCAGGCCATCGCCACGCATTCTGTGGGCGAGGCTATGGCCGCTCTCAAGGGCGCTAAGCCCGATGTTCTGATCATTGACCTGTTCATTGCCAACGAAACCGCTGCGGACCTGATCAAGCGGATGAGCGCACTGCCGCAACTGGCTAACGTGCCCTCGATCTTGACCACCAGCGCATCGGACAGCGAGATTGATCAAGTTCTCGGGTCGCATGACATGCCTATCTTGCGTAAGCCCGTGGACCCAACACGCTTGAAGACGCTGCTGGACGCGCTGCAGCCGACGGTCGCAGCCGTTGACCCAGGATCGCTCTCGATCCTGATGATTGACGATGGCGGAATTCAGTCCAAGGTGCTGGGCCGCACGGTCGAAGAATCCGGCGCTTTCGTCATCTACGCGCCGGACATCGAAAGCGCGAAGTCTCTGATCCGCAATGTGCGGCCGGACGGTGTCCTGCTGCAATGCGACGGTTCGGCACGGGATGCACTGGAACTGTCGGCCTTCTGTTCGACCAACAGGATGCAGTTGCCGCCGATGGCTGCTGTTTGCTCTGTGATCAATCAAACGCTCGTCGAGCAGCTCCTGCGAGTCGGCGTGATTGATATATTGCTCAAACCGATCTCCACCGCGCGGCTCCATGATACCGTGCGCCGCATGGGTGGAGCCTTGAGCGCGCAACCAGTGTTTGCGCAGGACCGCCGGACGATCATGGTCGTGGAAGATTTCACGATTACGGCCAAGATGCTGGAGCGCCTGCTCCTGCAAGCGGGCTACGTGGTGCATGTCGTTCGCACGGGCGAAATGGCCTTCGAGATGATCCGCCGCGTCCGCCCAAGCATGCTGCTATTGGACTTAAATCTGCCCGGAATCTCCGGCGCAGATCTCTTGCAAGGTTTGAATGCGAGCGGGCAGGCCGTCCCCTCGATTGTGATCACTGGGGAGCGCGATCCCCAGAAGTTGCGGGCCGCGCGCAAATTGGGCACGCTCAGGATCTTTCAAAAACCGCTGCCCGCTGAGGACTTGATCGCCTACATCGGCGGCTACTTCTCCGATCCGCATGCCGTCATGCGCAGCCGCGCTGAGTATGATGTGCTGCTGGCGCTTGCGGATGAAGCCACCGCGTTGGTGGTGGCCGGCGCGCTTGAATCGGCGGGACTCTCCTGCAAGGTCGTGTCCGACGGCTATCAGGCCCTGCACGAGATATCCCGTGAACCTCAGCTCGTCGTGCTGGATATCGTGATTAGCGGTCTGGATGGCACAGAGATTATGCGGCGCGCTAACAATGTCCTCCTGAAGGGCCGCGTGCGCCTGCTGGCCATCGCCGAAGAGCTTGACGATGAAATCATCGCTGAACTACGGACACTCGGCGCGCACGACACGCTGAGCAAACCGTACGGCATTGGTACCGTCACGGAAAAGATTCGAGCGCTTATTGCTGGCTCAGCCCCGGCCATCAGCGTCCGCGAATTGGCCGACGAGATCATTCCGGAATTGCGCCGGGCGGGTGCGCTGCCCGATCAGGAACTATATCAAACCGCCGCGCGATTGGCGCATAATCTACGCAGCACCGGAGATCTGGCCGGACTGCCCGCGCTCTCAAAATTGGCCGCCGCGCTGGGCGACGCCGCCCGCACACAATATCGCAAGACGTGCGAAGACATCCTGTCCGAAATGCGCGTCGAAATTGACCGGGCGTTAATGATGACGCCGCCATAA
- a CDS encoding chemotaxis protein CheA, whose product MNSLTLIAEAAMLLSPGDAAAKNVAAMLDGYAKAAGLSAQLRDTAVAGAKLAKKVATKKATAEDLQALLNLLSQLERDENQAAGSSVTADLVAEYLATQGSVLEDFEEATMNLTAQGEAGLRALRRQVHTWKGETGIIGVDELARELHKIEDALDNIPVDRYPQVTDALLELKDNLGVCFTALRNGGSAKLNTQRILDLMAGVAQDNDVPPIAESLPAAVAEPEAAPVAAADPANVLPYEQRRARLSGTSGDNFVIPSGVDTELVGEFRNEADEHFQNIELGLMNLESAPDDLESVNNVFRAFHTVKGVASFVGINYITELAHKAENLLDRVRKGTLALEGPFVDLAFESMDLLRRMIQSLPNAVAEGSYPVPPNYAALLYRLEHPEEVRAAFHASGGAAARAEQAAAEEQAAAAAETDSETVAAPAAGGERKSDAQAAPTDATVKVNMSRLDALINMVGELVIAQAMVSQDPDISRSNNRKLVQNVAQLAKITRSLQELALSMRMVSVKPTFQKMARLVRDVARKSNKIVEFEMCGDDTELDRNMVEAIADPLVHMVRNAVDHGVEPPDVRIAAGKTRHGLVTLSAEHEGGSVVITLRDDGRGLNRDKILSKAIERGIIDPTAQMTDREIYNLIFLPGFSTADKITDVSGRGVGMDVVRTNIEKLRGSVEIDSTPGEGSVFRVRLPLTLAIIDGMVIRAGSQRFIIPTIAITESLRPVPQDVVTVHGRGELVKLRGALLPVCRLHNAFEIADANLSLTESILVVAEAKANRVAIMADALLGQQQVVIKSLGQMFDGMPGVAGCAILGDGRISLILDIEGLLRVSQATAGSRLETEVPA is encoded by the coding sequence ATGAATTCTCTTACGCTCATCGCCGAAGCGGCAATGCTGTTATCACCGGGTGATGCCGCCGCCAAGAACGTCGCGGCAATGCTCGACGGCTACGCCAAGGCCGCCGGACTCTCCGCGCAACTGCGCGATACCGCCGTGGCTGGGGCGAAGCTGGCCAAAAAGGTCGCCACGAAAAAAGCCACGGCTGAGGATTTGCAGGCGCTCCTTAATTTGCTCTCGCAATTAGAACGAGACGAGAATCAGGCAGCCGGCTCATCCGTCACCGCGGATCTCGTGGCCGAATATCTGGCCACACAGGGCTCTGTGCTCGAAGATTTTGAAGAAGCAACGATGAATCTCACTGCGCAAGGTGAGGCTGGTCTGCGCGCGCTGCGGCGGCAGGTTCACACATGGAAGGGCGAAACCGGCATTATCGGCGTGGATGAGCTCGCGCGGGAACTTCACAAGATTGAAGACGCGCTGGATAATATCCCCGTAGATCGCTACCCGCAGGTCACCGATGCCCTGCTCGAGCTCAAAGATAATCTCGGCGTCTGCTTCACCGCGTTGCGCAATGGGGGCTCGGCCAAGCTGAACACCCAGCGCATCCTTGATCTTATGGCCGGAGTCGCCCAGGACAACGACGTGCCGCCTATCGCGGAATCGCTCCCGGCGGCAGTTGCCGAACCTGAAGCCGCACCCGTTGCCGCCGCTGATCCTGCAAATGTGCTTCCTTACGAACAGCGGCGCGCGCGTCTGAGCGGCACCAGCGGTGACAACTTCGTAATTCCGTCCGGTGTGGATACTGAATTGGTCGGCGAATTCCGCAACGAAGCCGACGAACACTTTCAGAACATCGAGCTCGGCCTGATGAATCTGGAGTCGGCACCTGACGATCTTGAATCCGTCAATAACGTGTTTCGCGCGTTCCATACTGTCAAGGGCGTCGCGAGCTTTGTCGGCATCAACTACATTACTGAACTGGCCCACAAAGCGGAGAACCTGCTCGACCGTGTGCGCAAAGGCACCCTCGCGCTGGAAGGACCGTTCGTGGATCTGGCGTTTGAGTCCATGGACCTCTTGCGTCGCATGATTCAATCACTGCCCAACGCCGTCGCCGAAGGCAGCTACCCAGTACCGCCGAACTATGCGGCGTTGCTTTACCGACTTGAGCATCCCGAAGAGGTCCGCGCGGCCTTTCATGCTTCCGGCGGCGCCGCGGCGCGTGCCGAGCAGGCCGCTGCCGAAGAGCAGGCCGCAGCGGCAGCCGAAACCGATTCGGAAACCGTCGCGGCTCCCGCGGCTGGTGGTGAACGCAAGAGCGACGCGCAGGCGGCCCCCACCGATGCCACGGTCAAGGTGAATATGTCGCGCCTCGATGCGCTGATCAATATGGTCGGCGAGCTTGTTATCGCTCAAGCAATGGTCAGCCAAGACCCCGACATCTCGCGTTCCAATAACCGCAAGCTCGTGCAGAACGTCGCTCAGCTTGCCAAGATCACGCGCAGCTTGCAGGAACTCGCGCTGTCCATGCGCATGGTGTCGGTCAAGCCTACTTTCCAGAAAATGGCGCGGCTCGTGCGCGATGTCGCGCGCAAATCGAATAAGATCGTCGAATTCGAAATGTGCGGCGATGACACCGAACTCGACCGCAACATGGTCGAGGCGATTGCCGATCCGCTCGTGCACATGGTCCGCAATGCCGTGGATCACGGCGTCGAACCGCCGGACGTACGGATCGCGGCCGGTAAGACGCGCCACGGACTGGTGACCCTGTCCGCCGAACACGAAGGCGGTTCGGTCGTTATTACCCTGCGCGACGACGGCCGCGGACTGAATCGCGACAAAATTTTGTCCAAAGCGATCGAGCGCGGCATCATTGATCCCACCGCGCAGATGACGGATCGCGAAATCTATAATTTGATCTTCCTGCCGGGCTTCTCAACCGCCGATAAGATCACCGACGTTTCCGGCCGCGGCGTTGGCATGGACGTAGTCCGCACCAACATCGAAAAACTCCGCGGCTCAGTCGAGATTGACTCAACGCCGGGCGAAGGATCGGTCTTCCGCGTGCGCTTGCCGCTGACGCTCGCCATTATTGACGGCATGGTCATCCGCGCCGGGTCACAGCGCTTCATTATTCCGACAATCGCCATCACCGAATCGCTGCGGCCCGTGCCGCAGGATGTGGTTACGGTGCACGGACGCGGCGAATTGGTCAAATTGCGCGGCGCGCTTCTGCCAGTTTGCCGCTTGCATAACGCCTTTGAAATCGCCGACGCCAATCTCTCGCTGACCGAAAGCATTCTGGTCGTCGCCGAAGCCAAAGCAAATCGCGTCGCCATCATGGCCGACGCACTGCTCGGACAACAACAGGTCGTCATCAAATCGCTCGGTCAGATGTTCGACGGCATGCCCGGTGTCGCCGGCTGCGCAATTCTGGGCGACGGCCGCATCAGTTTGATTCTGGATATCGAAGGGCTGCTGCGAGTCTCCCAGGCGACGGCCGGCAGCAGGCTTGAAACGGAAGTCCCCGCATGA
- a CDS encoding protein-glutamate O-methyltransferase, with translation MKNPTATALGATQSLKISDAEFRKASELVKSLAGINLTDGKRELVSARLAKRLRSLGLATLDQYLDIVREDQTQEELVLMLDALTTNLTSFWRESDHFDYLANQLLPKIEARRSGEIRVWSAGCSTGEEPYSLAMCIMGNLSNPNSTKLRILATDLSTRVLGIAKRGHYGPERIKNIPPDLRNKFITKERGDADGELFAVNQQLRSTISFARLNLMEQWPMKGPFDVIFCRNVMIYFDKPTQARLVQRFHGLLRSGGCLFVGHSESLAGVQHEYRYVRPTIYEKP, from the coding sequence ATGAAAAATCCTACGGCAACGGCACTCGGCGCGACACAATCTCTGAAGATCAGCGACGCCGAATTCCGCAAAGCCTCCGAGCTTGTCAAATCGCTGGCCGGAATCAATCTGACTGACGGCAAACGTGAACTCGTCAGCGCCCGGCTGGCCAAACGGCTGCGCTCGCTCGGACTCGCAACGCTTGACCAGTATCTCGATATCGTGCGCGAAGATCAGACGCAAGAAGAGCTTGTGCTGATGCTCGACGCGCTCACGACCAACCTGACGAGTTTCTGGCGCGAGTCCGATCACTTCGATTATCTCGCCAACCAGTTGCTGCCCAAAATCGAAGCGCGCCGCTCGGGCGAGATTCGTGTCTGGTCGGCCGGCTGCTCAACCGGTGAAGAACCGTACAGCCTCGCCATGTGCATCATGGGCAACTTGAGCAATCCCAATTCTACCAAACTGCGCATACTGGCCACCGACCTCTCGACGCGCGTGCTGGGCATCGCCAAACGCGGCCACTACGGCCCCGAACGAATCAAGAACATTCCGCCCGACTTACGCAACAAGTTCATTACCAAAGAGCGCGGCGACGCGGACGGCGAACTCTTCGCCGTAAATCAACAACTGCGTTCCACGATCTCGTTCGCCCGATTGAACTTGATGGAACAGTGGCCAATGAAGGGACCGTTCGACGTCATCTTCTGCCGCAATGTCATGATCTACTTCGATAAGCCCACGCAGGCCAGACTCGTCCAGCGCTTCCATGGCCTCCTGCGCAGCGGTGGATGCCTGTTCGTCGGACACTCCGAGAGTCTCGCCGGTGTCCAACATGAATATCGCTACGTCAGACCAACGATTTACGAGAAACCGTGA
- a CDS encoding chemotaxis protein CheD: MKIGRGAGNSIVTHALGSCIGIAVYDPGTQIGGMLHFMLPDSTVNPGRAEGNPYMFADTGIPLFLAQLYKQGAAKQRLIVKVAGGAQFVDHKDFFAIGKRNYTAMRKIFWKEGLLCKGEHVGGTISRTLYLDLATGKTWFTNAGQEVEL, translated from the coding sequence ATGAAAATCGGTCGCGGAGCCGGCAACTCCATTGTCACGCACGCGCTGGGGTCCTGTATCGGGATCGCCGTGTATGACCCCGGCACCCAGATCGGCGGCATGCTGCATTTCATGCTGCCCGATTCCACCGTCAACCCCGGACGCGCGGAAGGTAATCCGTATATGTTCGCCGACACCGGAATACCGCTGTTCCTCGCCCAGCTCTACAAACAGGGCGCGGCCAAACAGCGGCTGATCGTCAAAGTCGCGGGCGGCGCGCAGTTTGTGGATCATAAGGATTTCTTCGCCATCGGCAAACGCAACTACACCGCCATGCGCAAGATCTTCTGGAAAGAAGGTCTGCTCTGCAAGGGGGAGCACGTCGGCGGCACCATCTCGCGCACGCTCTACCTTGATTTGGCCACGGGCAAAACGTGGTTCACCAATGCCGGACAGGAGGTGGAATTGTGA
- a CDS encoding HDOD domain-containing protein has translation MISIAAISLDIERLEPISPTVPRLAGIIADDESSLDDICRVIEYDPALTANCLKLANSAYFASPAPVNTVREAVLKIGAGRILQDAVGREVGPRYLRPLPAYEMEELELWQHSIAAATAASLLPRYATVAIPPMAFTASLLHDLGKLIIARHLDEESRREIRSAVNDQHLTYVVAERLVLGFDHAQIGGLVARRWRFPDELANCITWHHLPRRANIASPALDAVHIANAVAKTIGTGLGVEGMNMQVETASVEALGLTLHSLEALCAQTMMELPRTLELFEDVHSGVQHTHR, from the coding sequence GTGATCTCCATTGCCGCCATCTCGCTTGACATTGAACGGCTTGAACCGATCTCGCCGACGGTACCCCGGCTGGCGGGTATCATCGCCGACGACGAGTCGAGTCTTGACGACATCTGCCGCGTGATCGAATACGATCCCGCCCTGACCGCAAATTGTCTGAAACTCGCCAACTCCGCGTACTTCGCGTCACCCGCGCCGGTGAACACCGTGCGCGAAGCCGTTCTGAAGATCGGCGCCGGACGGATTTTGCAGGACGCCGTCGGCCGCGAAGTGGGCCCGCGCTATCTGCGACCGCTGCCCGCGTACGAAATGGAAGAGCTCGAATTGTGGCAGCATTCGATCGCCGCCGCCACCGCCGCGTCACTCCTGCCGCGCTATGCCACGGTTGCCATTCCACCAATGGCGTTCACCGCGTCATTGCTGCACGACCTCGGCAAGTTGATCATCGCGCGTCATTTGGATGAAGAGTCCCGCCGCGAAATTCGCAGCGCCGTGAATGATCAACATCTCACGTATGTCGTCGCCGAACGGCTGGTGCTCGGATTCGATCATGCACAGATCGGCGGACTCGTGGCTCGCCGCTGGCGCTTCCCCGACGAGTTGGCCAACTGCATCACGTGGCACCATCTGCCGCGCCGCGCCAACATCGCCAGCCCGGCCCTTGACGCCGTTCACATCGCCAATGCCGTCGCCAAAACCATCGGCACCGGTCTCGGAGTGGAAGGCATGAACATGCAGGTCGAAACCGCCTCCGTGGAGGCGCTGGGCTTGACCTTGCATTCGCTCGAAGCGCTCTGCGCGCAAACTATGATGGAATTACCTCGTACTCTGGAACTATTTGAGGACGTTCACAGTGGCGTACAACATACTCATCGTTGA
- a CDS encoding response regulator → MAYNILIVDDSALTRTVMERTVRMCGVEVSEIRMAEHGKAALDALNGFWPDIVFCDINMPVMDGLQFVQALQNSEEWHDLPVVIVSTEGSETRMEELRRSGVQGYIRKPFAPEEVAAMIQQILGVQSNAGQF, encoded by the coding sequence GTGGCGTACAACATACTCATCGTTGATGACTCCGCGCTGACGCGCACCGTGATGGAACGCACCGTACGCATGTGCGGCGTGGAAGTCAGTGAAATCCGCATGGCCGAACACGGCAAAGCTGCGCTCGATGCCCTCAACGGCTTCTGGCCTGACATCGTGTTCTGCGATATTAACATGCCTGTCATGGACGGGCTGCAATTCGTCCAAGCCCTTCAGAACAGCGAGGAATGGCACGACCTGCCCGTCGTTATCGTCTCGACCGAAGGCAGCGAAACCCGCATGGAAGAGCTGCGCCGATCCGGCGTGCAAGGATACATCCGCAAACCGTTCGCGCCCGAAGAAGTCGCGGCCATGATTCAGCAAATCCTGGGAGTGCAGAGCAATGCAGGTCAATTCTGA
- a CDS encoding chemotaxis protein CheX: MQVNSEQAILESASRVFETSAFLSVAPLHGNEELADPDQSATMTFRGAAAGRVSLRVSSEMLDMIANNLLEPSEDPNEQAQRRGDVLKEMLNMLCGNLLTEFFGAEPVFDLSPPELLGNDELPPPSSQDMHRLLMNVEDTLAEVLFEVQERTNC; the protein is encoded by the coding sequence ATGCAGGTCAATTCTGAGCAGGCCATTCTCGAAAGCGCCAGCCGCGTCTTCGAGACCTCGGCTTTCTTGTCCGTCGCACCGCTGCATGGAAACGAAGAGCTCGCCGACCCTGATCAGTCGGCTACAATGACGTTCCGCGGCGCCGCCGCCGGACGCGTCTCGCTGCGCGTCTCATCGGAAATGCTGGATATGATCGCCAATAACCTCCTCGAACCCAGTGAGGATCCCAACGAGCAGGCGCAGCGCCGCGGCGATGTGCTCAAGGAAATGCTCAATATGCTCTGCGGCAACTTACTCACCGAGTTCTTCGGCGCGGAACCCGTCTTCGACCTCAGCCCGCCGGAACTGCTGGGTAACGACGAGCTGCCGCCGCCGTCGTCCCAAGATATGCATCGCCTGCTCATGAATGTGGAAGACACGCTGGCCGAGGTGCTCTTCGAAGTCCAAGAACGCACGAACTGCTGA
- a CDS encoding chemotaxis response regulator protein-glutamate methylesterase: protein MVKVLVVDDSALVRRVLTEELARDPEIQVVGSAPDPYVARDKILSLAPDVITLDIEMPRMDGLSFLRKLMKHKPMPVIVVSSLTPKGSEMAVDALALGAVDVLCKPGEAYSIGELSKELTYRVKAAARARIRTQPEAGGTPVKPMESLKATTLKIIAIGASTGGTEALRDVLQRFPANAPPTVIVQHMPEKFTKAFADRLNSLCAIEVREAQDHDTLRPGLALIAPGNKHMLLERSGAVYSVAVKDGPRVHHQRPAVDVLFRSVARVAGKNAVGAILTGMGADGADGMLEMKQAGARTVAQDERSCVVFGMPKEAIARGGVDAILPLEQIAQGIMSKL, encoded by the coding sequence ATGGTAAAAGTTCTGGTCGTTGATGATTCCGCGCTCGTGCGCCGTGTGCTTACCGAAGAGCTGGCCCGCGATCCCGAAATCCAAGTCGTCGGTTCTGCGCCGGACCCGTATGTCGCCCGCGACAAGATCCTCTCGCTCGCGCCTGATGTCATCACACTCGATATCGAAATGCCGCGCATGGACGGGCTCTCTTTCCTGCGCAAGCTGATGAAGCATAAACCCATGCCGGTCATCGTCGTCTCGTCGCTCACGCCCAAGGGCAGCGAAATGGCCGTGGATGCGCTGGCCCTCGGCGCTGTGGATGTGCTCTGTAAACCCGGCGAAGCCTATTCGATCGGCGAGCTCTCCAAAGAGCTGACTTATCGCGTCAAAGCCGCCGCCCGAGCCCGTATCCGCACCCAGCCCGAGGCAGGCGGAACACCCGTCAAGCCCATGGAATCACTCAAGGCAACAACCCTCAAAATTATCGCCATTGGCGCCTCCACCGGCGGCACTGAAGCTCTGCGTGATGTGCTGCAACGATTTCCCGCCAATGCGCCGCCTACCGTGATCGTGCAGCATATGCCTGAGAAATTCACCAAGGCGTTCGCCGACCGCCTGAACAGCCTGTGCGCGATTGAAGTGCGCGAAGCGCAGGATCACGATACACTCCGGCCCGGATTAGCGCTGATTGCTCCTGGCAACAAACACATGCTGCTCGAGCGCAGCGGCGCCGTCTATTCCGTGGCGGTCAAAGACGGACCGCGCGTACACCACCAGCGCCCGGCCGTGGATGTGTTGTTTAGGTCCGTGGCGCGCGTGGCCGGCAAGAACGCGGTCGGTGCCATCCTCACTGGCATGGGAGCCGACGGGGCCGACGGTATGCTCGAAATGAAACAGGCAGGAGCCAGAACGGTGGCCCAGGACGAGCGCTCCTGCGTCGTCTTCGGCATGCCCAAAGAGGCCATCGCCCGGGGCGGCGTGGACGCGATTCTCCCACTCGAACAGATCGCTCAGGGAATCATGAGCAAACTTTAG
- a CDS encoding CBS domain-containing protein: MKLAEVLFEKGTRVHMAHESDPVLSAVETLVSHNIGALAILDTSDRLVGIFSERDILRLISRNAGELVKLKVGEFMTRDVITGKPDDTVDEAMATMTSHRIRHLPVVNHSGLVGMISIGDLVKARLDETEYHKQQMENLVLGRYPA; encoded by the coding sequence GTGAAGCTGGCCGAAGTTCTGTTTGAAAAAGGGACGCGGGTCCATATGGCCCACGAGTCGGATCCGGTGTTGTCGGCGGTCGAGACGCTGGTCTCGCACAACATTGGTGCCTTGGCAATCCTCGATACCAGCGATCGGCTGGTGGGGATATTCTCAGAGCGCGATATTCTGCGATTGATCTCGCGGAACGCCGGTGAACTGGTCAAGCTCAAGGTGGGCGAGTTCATGACACGGGACGTCATCACGGGCAAGCCTGATGACACTGTGGACGAAGCGATGGCGACCATGACATCGCACAGGATTCGGCACTTGCCGGTGGTAAATCACAGCGGATTGGTGGGAATGATCTCGATTGGCGACCTGGTTAAGGCCCGGTTGGACGAGACAGAGTACCACAAGCAACAGATGGAAAACCTGGTCCTGGGAAGATATCCGGCGTAG